A region from the Microbacterium lacus genome encodes:
- the ileS gene encoding isoleucine--tRNA ligase: MTYPKSGPDVPPSPRFPAIEREIIDFWRADDTFRASIENRSGEEEWVFYDGPPFANGLPHYGHLLTGYAKDLFPRFQTMRGKRVDRVFGWDTHGLPAELEAMKQLGITEKDEIERMGVATFNGKARESVLAYTREWEEYVTRQARWVDFERGYKTLDTSYMESVLWAFKTLFDKGLAYEGYRVLPYCWRDQTPLSSHELRMDDDVYKMRQDPSVTVTFPLVGLKAEALGLTGIRALAWTTTPWTLPTNLALAVGPGIRYVVLPGGPGGAADVHHGPDGRSDESVEAESHRYLLAEDLLTNYAKDLGYATAADAVAAIETVHMGADLADVHYDRLFDYYADAETWGTENAWRILVDDYVTTSDGTGIVHQAPAYGEDDQRVAEAAGIPTILSLDDGGRFLPTVTDVAGELWMDANTPLIRILRQDGRLLRLASYEHSYPHCWRCRNPLIYKAVSSWFIRVTDIKDRLLENNEQITWVPENVKHGQFGKWLEGARDWSISRNRYWGSPIPVWKSDDPEYPRVDAYGSLEELERDFGRLPRNAEGEVDLHRPYIDDLTRPNPDDPTGRSTMRRIEDVLDVWFDSASMPYAQVHYPFENHEWFDEHSPADFIVEYIGQTRGWFYVMHVLSTALFDRPAFTGVSCHGIVLGNDGQKMSKSLRNYPDVSEVFDRDGSDAMRWFLMGSSVLRGGNLVVTEEGIRQGVREFLLPLWNAWYFFSTYANAAGGQGGVGYDAVWRTDSPDVLDRYILALTGDLVRGVGADLEGLDSTSAAAKLRDFGEALTNWFIRRSRDRFWVGVSEDPRSRDAFDTLYTVLETLTRVAAPLIPLVSERVWQGLTGGRSVHLQDWPDADAFPAADDIRSAMDAVREVSSTANALRKREGKRVRLPLARLTVVVAHAADLAQFEDILRDELNVKSVELVELAADTAASFGISHRLSVNARAAGPRLGKQVQQAIQAAKAGDWSETGGAVTAGSIALEPGEYELVLETTGRPEGEALAVLPSGGFALLDTTTTPELEAEGLARDVIRAVQDTRKAAGFDVSDRIRLEIVFDERADAEAVAAAFATADVAGETLAVASGIYLAGPGEELETLHEEWSAVGEREHTERIAAGTYANAGAFRVMVGRAGEQR; the protein is encoded by the coding sequence ATGACCTACCCCAAGAGCGGCCCCGACGTCCCCCCGAGCCCGCGATTCCCCGCGATCGAGCGCGAGATCATCGACTTCTGGCGCGCCGATGACACCTTCCGCGCCTCGATCGAGAACCGGTCCGGGGAAGAGGAATGGGTCTTCTACGACGGACCTCCGTTCGCGAACGGTCTGCCGCACTACGGGCACCTGCTCACCGGTTACGCGAAGGACCTGTTCCCGCGCTTCCAGACGATGCGCGGCAAGCGCGTCGACCGTGTGTTCGGCTGGGACACGCACGGCCTTCCGGCTGAGCTCGAGGCGATGAAGCAGCTCGGCATCACCGAGAAGGACGAGATCGAGCGCATGGGGGTCGCGACCTTCAACGGCAAGGCCCGTGAATCCGTGCTCGCCTACACGCGCGAGTGGGAGGAGTACGTCACCCGCCAGGCCCGCTGGGTCGACTTCGAACGCGGCTACAAGACGCTGGACACGTCGTACATGGAGAGCGTGCTCTGGGCGTTCAAGACCCTGTTCGACAAGGGGCTCGCCTACGAGGGATATCGCGTGCTGCCGTACTGCTGGCGCGACCAGACGCCGCTGTCCAGCCACGAGCTGCGCATGGACGACGACGTGTACAAGATGCGCCAGGATCCGTCCGTCACCGTGACCTTCCCCCTCGTGGGCCTGAAGGCCGAGGCCCTGGGCCTCACGGGTATCCGCGCACTCGCGTGGACGACGACGCCGTGGACGCTGCCCACGAACCTCGCGCTGGCCGTGGGGCCCGGCATCCGTTACGTCGTCCTGCCGGGCGGACCCGGTGGCGCCGCCGACGTGCACCACGGACCGGACGGCCGCAGCGACGAATCCGTCGAGGCCGAATCGCACCGCTACCTGCTCGCCGAGGATCTGCTGACGAACTACGCGAAGGACCTCGGCTATGCGACAGCTGCGGACGCCGTCGCGGCGATCGAGACCGTGCACATGGGCGCGGACCTCGCCGACGTGCACTACGACCGCTTGTTCGACTACTACGCGGATGCCGAGACGTGGGGCACCGAGAACGCCTGGCGGATCCTCGTCGACGACTACGTGACCACGAGCGACGGCACCGGCATCGTGCACCAGGCGCCGGCCTACGGCGAGGACGACCAGCGCGTCGCCGAAGCGGCCGGGATCCCCACGATCCTGAGCCTCGACGACGGCGGGCGATTCCTGCCGACCGTGACGGACGTCGCCGGTGAGCTGTGGATGGACGCGAACACGCCGCTCATCCGCATCCTCCGGCAGGACGGTCGACTCCTGCGCCTGGCGAGCTACGAGCACTCCTACCCGCACTGCTGGCGGTGCCGGAACCCCCTGATCTACAAGGCGGTCTCGAGCTGGTTCATCCGGGTCACCGACATCAAGGACCGCCTGCTGGAGAACAACGAGCAGATCACCTGGGTCCCCGAGAACGTCAAGCACGGTCAGTTCGGCAAGTGGCTCGAGGGCGCACGCGACTGGTCGATCAGTCGCAACCGATACTGGGGCTCGCCGATCCCGGTGTGGAAGAGCGACGATCCCGAGTACCCGCGCGTCGACGCGTACGGTTCGCTCGAAGAGCTCGAACGTGATTTCGGCCGGCTGCCGCGCAACGCCGAGGGCGAGGTCGACCTGCATCGTCCGTACATCGACGACCTGACACGGCCGAACCCGGACGATCCCACGGGGCGCAGCACGATGCGCCGCATCGAGGACGTCCTGGACGTGTGGTTCGACTCGGCCTCGATGCCGTATGCGCAGGTGCACTACCCGTTCGAGAACCACGAGTGGTTCGACGAGCACTCGCCGGCGGATTTCATCGTCGAGTACATCGGGCAGACACGCGGCTGGTTCTATGTGATGCACGTGCTGTCGACGGCGCTGTTCGATCGGCCGGCATTCACGGGTGTGAGCTGTCACGGCATCGTGCTCGGCAACGACGGGCAGAAGATGTCCAAATCGCTGCGCAACTACCCCGACGTCTCGGAAGTGTTCGACCGGGACGGCTCCGACGCGATGCGCTGGTTCCTCATGGGCAGCTCGGTCCTGCGCGGCGGCAACCTCGTCGTCACCGAGGAAGGCATCCGGCAGGGGGTGCGCGAGTTCCTGCTTCCGCTGTGGAACGCGTGGTACTTCTTCTCGACGTACGCGAACGCCGCCGGCGGACAGGGCGGCGTCGGCTACGACGCGGTGTGGCGAACGGACAGCCCGGACGTCCTGGACCGCTACATCCTCGCGCTCACCGGCGACCTGGTGCGCGGTGTCGGCGCCGATCTGGAGGGTCTGGATTCGACCTCCGCGGCGGCGAAGCTGCGTGATTTCGGCGAGGCGCTGACCAACTGGTTCATCCGACGCTCGCGCGACCGGTTCTGGGTCGGGGTGAGCGAAGACCCCCGCAGTCGTGATGCGTTCGACACGCTCTACACGGTGCTCGAGACGCTCACCCGGGTGGCCGCACCGCTCATCCCGCTCGTGTCCGAGCGCGTCTGGCAGGGCCTGACGGGCGGACGGAGCGTCCACCTTCAGGACTGGCCGGACGCGGATGCCTTCCCCGCCGCCGATGACATCCGCTCGGCGATGGATGCCGTCCGGGAGGTGTCGTCGACGGCCAATGCGCTGCGCAAGCGCGAAGGCAAGCGCGTGAGGCTCCCGCTGGCCCGGCTCACCGTCGTGGTTGCGCACGCGGCGGATCTCGCCCAGTTCGAAGACATCCTGCGCGACGAGCTCAACGTCAAGTCGGTCGAGCTCGTCGAGCTCGCCGCGGACACCGCCGCCTCCTTCGGAATCTCCCACCGGCTCTCCGTGAACGCGCGGGCGGCAGGACCCCGCCTGGGCAAGCAGGTGCAGCAGGCGATCCAGGCGGCCAAGGCGGGGGACTGGTCGGAGACCGGCGGCGCCGTGACCGCCGGATCGATCGCCCTCGAACCGGGCGAGTACGAACTGGTGCTCGAGACGACCGGCCGGCCCGAGGGGGAGGCCCTGGCGGTCCTGCCCAGCGGGGGCTTCGCCCTGCTGGACACGACGACCACTCCGGAGTTGGAAGCGGAAGGTCTCGCGCGCGATGTCATCCGCGCCGTGCAGGACACGCGGAAGGCCGCCGGCTTCGATGTCAGCGACCGCATCCGGCTCGAGATCGTGTTCGACGAGCGGGCTGACGCGGAGGCCGTCGCGGCCGCGTTCGCGACGGCCGACGTCGCGGGGGAGACTCTCGCCGTCGCCTCCGGCATCTACCTGGCCGGTCCCGGTGAGGAGCTTGAGACGCTGCATGAGGAATGGTCCGCCGTGGGGGAGCGCGAGCACACCGAGCGGATCGCCGCCGGCACGTACGCGAACGCCGGCGCCTTCCGGGTCATGGTCGGCAGGGCGGGGGAGCAGCGATGA
- a CDS encoding pentapeptide repeat-containing protein: MRRPPVPAAPRVSPPDLPPHLQEAVPPRRGSESFQQRWTELADQTDAAHAALTECAILGASVDRLDLTGATLVDVDVRDLRATTFTARGARLRRVLITGGRIGTLDLADADVDELELRGVRVAYLSLAASRVSDLFVAGCTIGTLDLPQSSVSRASFIDSRADDVDTRGVRAQDLDLRGLEALSFLDPASLRGVILSARQVQELAPALAAALGIRVVD, translated from the coding sequence ATGCGCCGTCCCCCCGTTCCGGCAGCCCCGCGGGTCTCGCCCCCCGATCTCCCCCCGCATCTGCAGGAAGCAGTGCCACCTCGTCGCGGCTCGGAGTCGTTCCAGCAGCGATGGACGGAGCTTGCGGACCAGACGGATGCCGCGCACGCCGCGCTCACCGAGTGCGCGATCCTCGGCGCCTCGGTCGATCGTCTCGACCTGACCGGAGCGACGCTCGTGGATGTGGATGTCCGGGACCTGCGTGCGACGACCTTCACCGCGCGCGGCGCCCGGCTGCGGCGGGTGCTCATCACCGGCGGCCGCATCGGGACGCTCGATCTGGCCGATGCCGACGTCGATGAGCTCGAGTTGCGCGGCGTCCGCGTCGCCTACCTCTCCCTCGCGGCGTCGCGGGTGTCGGATCTCTTTGTCGCCGGATGCACGATCGGCACGCTGGACCTGCCGCAGTCCTCCGTATCGAGGGCGTCCTTCATCGACAGCCGTGCGGACGACGTCGACACCCGCGGCGTCCGGGCCCAGGACCTCGACCTGCGAGGACTCGAAGCGCTGTCCTTCCTCGATCCTGCCTCGCTCCGCGGCGTGATCCTGTCCGCCCGTCAAGTGCAGGAACTCGCCCCCGCTCTCGCCGCAGCGCTCGGCATCCGCGTCGTGGATTGA
- the valS gene encoding valine--tRNA ligase, producing MADALIPDKPALEGLESKWSDRWDAEGTYLFDRLRAAQAGREGVFSVDTPPPTASGSLHIGHVFSYTHTDIKVRYERMRGKSVFYPMGWDDNGLPTERRVQNFYGVRCDPSLPYDPDFTPPFEGGDNKSTKAADQIPISRRNFIELCESLTLEDEKHFEALFRQLGLSVDWTQTYRTISDDTIRTSQLAFLRNLERGEAYQALAPTLWDIDFRSAIAQAELEDREQPAAYHRVAFHKTDGSGDVHIETTRPELLAACVALVAHPDDERYQPLFGTTVRTPLFEVEVPVLAHPLAQKDKGSGIAMICTFGDVTDIIWWRELDLPNRTILGKDGRVIADAPDAIVTDAARAAYAEIAGKTVFSAKKAVVDLLRASGELDGEPKPFTHAVKFFEKGDRPLEIVSTRQWYLRNGARDQDLRDRLISLGTEMAWHPDFMRVRYENWVGGLTGDWLVSRQRFFGVPIPVWYGLDENGDRDYDRVITPDLASLPVDPTTDVPPGYTADQRGLAGGFEGEKDIFDTWATSSLTPQLAGGWQRDEELWNLVAPFDLRPQGQDIIRTWLFSTMLRSALEDGRAPWTDAAISGFIVDPDRKKMSKSKGNVVTPADILDQHGTDAVRYWSASSRLGADAAFDPQNPTQVKIGRRLAIKVLNAAKFVLSFPVPEGAEVTHALDAAMLATLDGVVREATKAFDAYDHARALELTEQFFWTFCDDYLELVKERAYDRTDVGQASAALALRTALSTLLRLLAPVLVFATEEPWSWFNEGSVHTAPWPTDSGSGGDPAVLSAVSAALIGIRRAKTEAKASQKTPVRSMTITGPTATLALVQLAEGDLKAVGRIAEITYADADALGISDIELAPQEV from the coding sequence ATGGCCGACGCGCTGATTCCCGACAAGCCCGCCCTGGAGGGGCTCGAGAGCAAATGGTCGGATCGGTGGGATGCCGAGGGCACGTACCTGTTCGACCGTCTTCGTGCCGCCCAGGCGGGGCGGGAGGGCGTCTTCTCGGTCGACACCCCTCCGCCGACGGCGAGCGGGAGCCTGCACATCGGACACGTGTTCTCCTACACGCACACGGATATCAAGGTGCGGTACGAGCGCATGCGCGGCAAGAGCGTGTTCTACCCGATGGGCTGGGACGACAACGGGCTTCCGACCGAGCGACGTGTCCAGAACTTCTACGGCGTGCGCTGCGATCCGTCGCTCCCCTACGACCCCGACTTCACTCCCCCGTTCGAGGGAGGCGACAACAAGAGCACGAAGGCGGCGGATCAGATTCCGATCAGCCGGCGCAACTTCATCGAGCTGTGCGAATCGCTCACCCTCGAGGACGAGAAGCACTTCGAGGCGCTGTTCCGCCAGCTCGGGCTGAGCGTGGACTGGACGCAGACCTACCGGACGATCTCGGACGACACGATCCGCACGAGCCAGCTCGCGTTCCTGCGCAACCTCGAGCGCGGCGAGGCGTACCAGGCACTCGCGCCGACGCTCTGGGACATCGACTTCCGCTCGGCGATCGCGCAGGCCGAGCTCGAAGACAGGGAGCAGCCCGCCGCGTACCACCGCGTCGCGTTCCACAAGACCGACGGCTCGGGGGATGTGCACATCGAGACCACGCGCCCGGAGCTCTTGGCCGCGTGCGTCGCCCTCGTCGCGCACCCCGACGACGAGCGGTACCAGCCGCTCTTCGGAACCACGGTGCGCACCCCCCTGTTCGAGGTGGAGGTGCCGGTGCTCGCGCACCCGCTCGCCCAGAAGGACAAGGGATCGGGCATCGCCATGATCTGCACGTTCGGCGACGTGACCGACATCATCTGGTGGCGCGAACTCGACCTGCCCAACCGCACGATCCTCGGCAAGGACGGCCGCGTGATCGCGGACGCGCCCGACGCGATCGTGACGGATGCCGCTCGAGCGGCGTACGCCGAGATCGCGGGCAAGACGGTGTTCAGCGCGAAGAAGGCCGTCGTCGACCTGCTGCGCGCGTCGGGTGAGCTCGACGGCGAGCCGAAGCCGTTCACCCATGCGGTGAAGTTCTTCGAGAAGGGCGACCGTCCGCTCGAGATCGTGTCGACGCGGCAGTGGTACCTCCGCAACGGCGCCCGTGACCAGGACCTCCGGGATCGCCTGATCTCGCTCGGCACCGAGATGGCCTGGCACCCCGACTTCATGCGCGTGCGCTACGAGAACTGGGTCGGCGGTCTGACCGGCGACTGGCTGGTGTCTCGCCAGCGCTTCTTCGGCGTGCCGATTCCGGTCTGGTACGGGCTGGACGAGAACGGCGACCGCGATTACGACCGCGTGATCACCCCCGACCTCGCGAGCCTTCCCGTCGACCCCACCACCGACGTCCCGCCCGGCTACACCGCAGACCAGCGCGGCCTCGCCGGCGGGTTCGAGGGCGAGAAGGACATCTTCGACACCTGGGCGACCTCGTCGCTCACCCCGCAGCTCGCCGGCGGCTGGCAGCGCGATGAAGAGCTCTGGAACCTCGTCGCCCCGTTCGACCTTCGGCCGCAGGGGCAGGACATCATCCGCACGTGGCTGTTCTCCACGATGCTGCGCAGCGCCCTCGAGGACGGACGCGCCCCGTGGACGGACGCGGCGATCTCGGGATTCATCGTGGACCCCGACCGCAAGAAGATGTCCAAGTCCAAGGGCAACGTCGTGACTCCGGCGGACATCCTCGATCAGCACGGCACCGACGCCGTCCGCTACTGGTCGGCGTCCAGCCGGCTCGGCGCGGACGCCGCGTTCGACCCGCAGAACCCCACGCAGGTGAAGATAGGTCGTCGCCTCGCGATCAAGGTGCTCAACGCCGCCAAGTTCGTCCTGTCCTTCCCGGTGCCCGAGGGAGCCGAAGTCACACACGCGCTGGACGCCGCGATGCTCGCGACGCTCGACGGCGTGGTCCGCGAGGCGACGAAGGCTTTCGACGCGTACGACCACGCCCGCGCACTCGAGCTGACCGAGCAGTTCTTCTGGACGTTCTGCGACGACTACCTCGAGCTCGTCAAGGAGCGCGCGTACGACCGCACCGATGTCGGACAAGCCTCTGCGGCGCTCGCGCTGCGCACCGCTCTGTCGACCCTGCTGCGGCTCCTCGCTCCCGTGCTGGTCTTCGCGACGGAAGAGCCCTGGTCATGGTTCAACGAGGGCTCCGTGCACACGGCGCCGTGGCCCACCGACTCCGGCAGCGGCGGCGACCCCGCCGTCCTGTCGGCGGTCAGTGCCGCGCTCATCGGCATCCGGCGCGCCAAGACGGAGGCGAAGGCGTCACAGAAGACCCCGGTGCGGAGCATGACGATCACCGGCCCCACCGCGACGCTCGCACTCGTGCAGCTCGCGGAGGGCGACCTGAAGGCCGTGGGCCGCATCGCCGAGATCACGTACGCGGATGCCGACGCCCTGGGCATCTCGGACATCGAACTCGCCCCACAGGAGGTCTGA
- a CDS encoding MFS transporter, whose protein sequence is MSPHSASTETGAAGVPLSTRKTPLGRDFGRLWTAAAFSNLADGIGRTAVPLIATTLTRDPLAIAVIGALAFLPWLVFGLPAGMIVDRFDRRWIMAIANTLRGGVALWLAVLTVTGDISLWALWIGTLVFGLGETLFDNATNAVVPGLVTRAQLDRANGRMQAAQVTIDSFISQPIAGVLFAVSLALPLWIGSAGYLVPIALALLLPLSAARPLRSESDGGGRAPAVPAREAIAYLWSHRYLRTMVLFTSLVGSAFAFAQAATILYFLDEQGVPAAAIGFVTAGIGLGALVGALLAPTLVARLGRGWVMLGANIVAAGAMILTGLAPNVIVAIIAYALFAFAVSTWNVPWGALRQQIVPAHLFGRVLGIIRMLTWGMFPLATLLGGWVARVDLRLPFLIGAVVVLTASIAAARMLVLGTRAAGAEAATEV, encoded by the coding sequence ATGAGCCCTCACTCCGCCTCGACGGAGACCGGTGCGGCCGGCGTGCCGCTGAGCACGCGCAAGACCCCGCTCGGCCGCGACTTCGGGCGATTGTGGACCGCTGCCGCGTTCAGCAATCTGGCCGACGGCATCGGACGCACCGCCGTGCCCCTCATCGCGACGACCCTCACGCGGGACCCCCTGGCCATCGCGGTCATCGGGGCGCTGGCGTTCCTGCCGTGGCTCGTGTTCGGGTTGCCGGCCGGGATGATCGTCGACAGGTTCGACCGGCGCTGGATCATGGCGATCGCCAACACCCTCCGCGGCGGCGTGGCCCTCTGGCTCGCGGTCCTCACCGTGACGGGGGACATCAGCCTGTGGGCCCTCTGGATCGGCACGCTCGTCTTCGGTCTCGGCGAGACGCTGTTCGACAACGCCACGAACGCCGTGGTCCCGGGACTTGTCACACGCGCACAGCTCGACCGTGCCAACGGTCGCATGCAGGCCGCGCAGGTCACGATCGACAGCTTCATCTCGCAGCCGATCGCGGGTGTCCTGTTCGCCGTGTCGCTGGCGCTCCCGCTGTGGATCGGCAGCGCGGGCTACCTCGTGCCGATCGCGCTCGCCCTCCTCCTGCCGCTGTCCGCAGCACGTCCGCTGCGCTCGGAGAGCGACGGGGGAGGGAGAGCCCCCGCCGTGCCGGCGCGGGAGGCGATCGCCTACCTGTGGAGTCACCGCTACCTGCGGACGATGGTGCTGTTCACCTCGCTCGTGGGGTCCGCCTTCGCGTTCGCCCAAGCCGCCACGATCCTGTACTTCCTCGACGAGCAGGGCGTGCCGGCGGCGGCGATCGGCTTCGTGACGGCCGGGATCGGCCTCGGCGCCCTCGTCGGCGCACTGCTGGCCCCCACGCTCGTGGCACGCCTCGGCCGCGGGTGGGTCATGCTCGGTGCGAACATCGTCGCCGCGGGCGCGATGATCCTCACCGGGCTCGCCCCGAACGTCATCGTGGCGATCATCGCCTACGCGCTCTTCGCGTTCGCGGTCTCCACCTGGAACGTGCCCTGGGGTGCTCTGCGCCAGCAGATCGTGCCGGCCCACCTTTTCGGGCGGGTCCTCGGCATCATCCGGATGCTGACCTGGGGTATGTTCCCGCTCGCCACGCTGCTCGGGGGCTGGGTCGCGAGAGTGGACCTGCGCCTGCCGTTCCTGATCGGCGCCGTCGTCGTGCTGACGGCGAGCATCGCCGCGGCGCGGATGCTCGTCCTCGGCACGCGCGCTGCGGGTGCCGAGGCGGCCACCGAGGTGTGA
- a CDS encoding helix-turn-helix domain-containing protein: MEDVEPELSPTEQRHAQDRVLDTGALRALAHPLRVRIYDILSQYGPQTASSLAEMLGESSGSTSYHLRALAKHDLIQEAADKGTARERWWERPIGGVSFANADAMKTPSGRAATQIVMNEFMRNRQEQLMRFVDEGLSEVGEAWQEGSLISTATARLTPQQSRELSLKIMALIDDAVDTYRHQTGEDVRPVSIRADLFPLPDLGEKS; this comes from the coding sequence ATGGAAGACGTCGAGCCGGAGCTGTCCCCCACCGAGCAGCGCCACGCCCAGGACAGGGTCCTCGACACCGGTGCGCTGCGCGCACTGGCGCACCCTCTGCGCGTGCGCATCTACGACATCCTGAGCCAGTACGGACCGCAGACGGCGAGTTCGCTCGCCGAGATGCTGGGAGAGTCTTCGGGGTCGACGAGCTACCACCTGCGCGCCCTCGCCAAGCACGATCTCATCCAGGAGGCCGCGGACAAGGGCACCGCACGCGAGCGCTGGTGGGAGCGACCCATCGGCGGTGTGTCGTTCGCGAACGCGGACGCGATGAAGACGCCCTCGGGTCGCGCGGCAACCCAGATCGTCATGAACGAATTCATGCGCAACCGCCAGGAACAGCTCATGCGTTTCGTCGACGAGGGGCTGAGCGAGGTCGGCGAAGCCTGGCAGGAGGGCAGCCTCATCTCGACGGCGACGGCCCGCCTCACGCCCCAGCAGAGCAGAGAGCTTTCGCTGAAGATCATGGCGCTGATCGACGACGCCGTGGACACCTATCGCCATCAGACCGGCGAGGACGTACGACCCGTGAGCATCCGAGCCGACCTGTTCCCGCTGCCCGACCTGGGAGAGAAGTCATGA
- a CDS encoding M3 family metallopeptidase, whose amino-acid sequence MANANPLLSPPTLPYDLPDYAAIEPEHYLPAFREAFAAHSAEISAITRARSMPTFENTMLPLETSGKLLGDVARTFYTVSSADATAEIQAIEEELAPLMAAHQDSIDLDSALFWRIRTLHDQLEALDLDAEQRYLVQRRFREMAHAGAGLDDAAKQELTALNQRLSTLTTTFEKNLLRDTNDLAVVFEDAAELDGLSDGELSAAAQAAADRGLDGKWVVTLTLFTGHPYLSSLTNRTSRKRILDASRARGSRGGENDNTAVLTQIVRLRAERARLLGYDSHAAYVTADETAGSPGAVHDLLRRLAGPAARNAEREQAALQAIIDGEPEPFPLEAHDWAFYTEKVRAAQYDLDRSALRPWFEAERVLQEGVFHAATALYGVTFTERRDLRAYHPDARVFEVFNADSAPLGLFILDLYTRDTKRGGAWMNSIVSQSRLRGTAPVVVNNLNVPKPAAGRPTLLTLDEVTTLFHEFGHALHGLFATVTYPHFAGTNVFRDFVEFPSQVNEMWIYWPEVLDNYARHAETGEPLPRDVVEKLHASEAFNQGFATSEYLAASWLDQAWHSLTAEEAASEIDVVAFERAALADIGLDNPAVPTRYSSTYFAHVFSGGYSAGYYSYIWSEVLDADTVEWFRENGGLTRANGDRFRTRLLGVGGSKDPLAAYRDFRGRDAEIQPLLDRRGLVA is encoded by the coding sequence ATGGCGAATGCGAACCCCCTCCTGTCTCCCCCCACGCTCCCCTACGACCTGCCCGACTACGCCGCGATCGAGCCCGAGCACTACCTCCCCGCCTTCCGCGAGGCCTTCGCCGCTCACAGCGCGGAGATCTCCGCGATCACGCGCGCCCGGTCGATGCCCACGTTCGAGAACACGATGCTGCCGCTGGAGACGAGCGGGAAGCTCCTGGGCGATGTCGCCCGGACCTTCTACACCGTTTCCTCGGCTGACGCCACCGCCGAGATCCAGGCGATCGAGGAAGAGCTCGCGCCGCTCATGGCGGCGCACCAGGATTCGATCGACCTCGACTCCGCACTCTTCTGGCGCATCCGCACGCTGCACGACCAGCTCGAAGCGCTCGACCTGGATGCCGAGCAGCGCTACCTCGTGCAGCGCCGCTTCCGCGAGATGGCCCATGCCGGCGCGGGACTCGACGATGCGGCCAAGCAGGAGCTCACCGCGCTGAACCAGCGCTTGTCGACCTTGACGACCACATTCGAGAAGAACCTTCTGCGCGACACGAACGACCTCGCCGTGGTCTTCGAGGACGCCGCCGAGCTGGACGGACTCTCCGACGGCGAGCTCTCCGCCGCCGCGCAGGCGGCCGCGGACCGTGGTCTGGACGGAAAGTGGGTGGTGACCCTGACCCTCTTCACCGGCCACCCGTACCTGTCTTCGCTCACGAATCGAACCAGCCGCAAGCGGATCCTGGATGCTTCTCGTGCGCGAGGCTCGCGCGGGGGCGAGAACGACAACACCGCCGTGCTCACGCAGATCGTCCGGCTCCGCGCCGAGCGGGCCCGCCTTCTCGGCTACGACTCGCACGCCGCGTACGTCACCGCCGACGAGACGGCCGGCTCACCCGGTGCCGTCCACGACCTGCTGCGCCGCCTCGCAGGACCCGCGGCCCGCAACGCCGAGCGCGAGCAGGCGGCGCTGCAGGCGATCATCGACGGCGAACCCGAACCCTTCCCGCTCGAGGCGCACGACTGGGCGTTCTACACCGAAAAGGTACGGGCGGCGCAGTACGACCTGGACCGCAGTGCCCTCCGACCCTGGTTCGAGGCCGAGCGCGTGCTGCAGGAAGGGGTCTTCCACGCGGCGACCGCGCTGTATGGTGTGACGTTCACCGAGAGACGCGATCTGAGGGCGTATCACCCGGACGCGCGCGTGTTCGAGGTGTTCAACGCGGATTCCGCGCCGCTCGGTCTGTTCATCCTCGACCTCTACACGCGCGACACGAAGCGGGGTGGGGCGTGGATGAACTCGATCGTGTCGCAGTCCCGCCTGCGCGGTACAGCGCCGGTCGTGGTGAACAACCTCAACGTTCCGAAGCCGGCAGCCGGGCGCCCGACCCTGCTGACCCTGGATGAGGTGACCACGCTCTTCCACGAGTTCGGACACGCGCTGCACGGCCTGTTCGCGACCGTCACCTACCCCCACTTCGCGGGGACGAACGTCTTCCGCGACTTCGTCGAGTTCCCGAGTCAGGTCAACGAGATGTGGATCTACTGGCCGGAGGTGCTCGACAACTACGCACGCCACGCCGAGACCGGCGAGCCGCTGCCGCGTGACGTGGTCGAGAAGCTGCACGCCTCGGAGGCCTTCAACCAGGGGTTCGCAACGAGCGAATACCTCGCCGCCTCGTGGCTGGATCAGGCCTGGCACTCCCTCACCGCTGAGGAGGCGGCATCCGAGATCGACGTCGTCGCGTTCGAACGGGCCGCCCTCGCCGACATCGGTCTGGACAACCCCGCCGTGCCGACCCGCTACTCATCGACGTATTTCGCGCACGTCTTCTCCGGCGGATACAGCGCCGGATACTACTCGTACATCTGGAGCGAAGTGCTCGACGCCGACACCGTGGAGTGGTTCCGGGAGAACGGCGGGCTCACGCGCGCGAACGGCGACCGGTTCCGCACCCGGCTGCTCGGGGTCGGCGGGTCGAAGGATCCGCTGGCGGCCTACCGCGATTTCCGGGGCCGGGATGCCGAGATCCAGCCGTTGCTGGATCGGCGCGGCCTCGTCGCCTGA